In Fibrobacter sp. UWB15, the following proteins share a genomic window:
- a CDS encoding carbohydrate binding domain-containing protein, protein MNFKTKTSLALSAAALLFLSACGDDSSKSAAPDEQPVVTPTDSTTTPSPLPDNSTEIPGDSTANQTDSTATPSDTTNKGPSTNPDEGTIITPQGKGLLVDDFEDGDNHSATIDDYWYTYSDNDNDGASVITTPVNEDGDMVAGAVNNGSKYALQVNYTLDKGEYAYDPYVGWGIQIAEDDANGRFGGLTYWYKGGAHEVHIEVSDVKDYDVHLAKVKASRTWTQAVIRFKDLVQGGWGKEVAFDAKHIRAISFQAKGNAKVSSDSLFIDNIYLQDTSEVEADKPDMTINDPVIPKVEFTEAEITVTNPLQAKAMKYLNKGINFTNWLENADGKFKEFVFDETDIKLLADNGIKSLRLPIDLDLYATNRDTFVKDTTGTVELAFDDSTLFTVLDSFVEWTAANNMSFVIDYHEYDNGYNKTSANNNKYIQMMAETWKHVAAHYAENPREDLFFELLNEPDMSDGKVTAAQWTVAAQAMIDSIRSVDKKHTILFGDAQWYSISLLAKRTPFTDNNIVYVIHTYEPFVFTHQGGSWTDYATIKGIPFPYDPAKWSTVSGDFGVTKSTQSYVKTNVKNYYKTGSKEAIMAEILKAKKWAATNNVPVIINEFGALNLRSTAQDRLNYLTAMREICDTLQIPWTHWGYTGNFSLFEGDLKGTKLIDGIDKALGLGIAE, encoded by the coding sequence ATGAATTTCAAGACTAAAACAAGTTTAGCACTCTCTGCAGCGGCACTTCTCTTCTTGAGTGCCTGCGGTGACGATTCCAGCAAGTCGGCTGCACCCGACGAACAACCGGTTGTCACTCCAACTGATTCTACAACAACTCCTTCCCCGCTTCCAGATAATTCCACTGAGATTCCGGGCGACTCTACCGCAAACCAAACCGATTCTACCGCAACGCCTTCGGATACAACGAATAAGGGACCTTCAACCAATCCTGACGAAGGAACCATCATCACTCCGCAAGGCAAGGGCTTGCTCGTCGATGACTTCGAAGACGGTGACAACCATTCGGCAACTATCGACGATTATTGGTACACTTACAGCGATAACGACAACGACGGAGCCTCTGTCATCACGACCCCTGTAAACGAAGACGGAGACATGGTCGCCGGCGCCGTCAACAACGGTTCCAAATACGCCCTGCAAGTCAACTACACGCTTGACAAGGGCGAATACGCATACGATCCGTATGTGGGTTGGGGCATTCAGATTGCCGAAGACGATGCCAACGGTCGTTTCGGCGGCCTTACCTACTGGTACAAGGGTGGCGCACACGAAGTCCATATCGAAGTTTCCGACGTCAAGGACTACGACGTTCACCTGGCAAAGGTCAAGGCCTCTCGCACCTGGACCCAGGCCGTTATCCGCTTCAAGGACTTGGTCCAAGGCGGCTGGGGCAAAGAAGTCGCCTTTGACGCCAAGCATATCAGGGCTATCAGCTTCCAAGCCAAGGGTAACGCCAAGGTCTCTAGCGATTCGCTCTTTATCGACAACATTTACTTGCAAGACACTTCTGAAGTCGAAGCGGACAAGCCCGACATGACCATCAACGACCCGGTCATTCCGAAGGTCGAATTCACCGAAGCCGAAATCACGGTCACGAACCCGTTGCAGGCAAAGGCCATGAAGTACTTGAACAAGGGTATCAACTTTACCAACTGGCTCGAAAATGCCGACGGAAAGTTCAAGGAATTCGTCTTCGACGAAACCGACATCAAGCTTTTGGCCGACAACGGAATCAAGAGCCTTCGCTTGCCCATTGACCTTGACCTGTACGCTACCAACCGCGACACATTTGTCAAGGACACCACGGGAACCGTCGAACTCGCCTTTGACGACAGCACTCTCTTTACCGTTCTTGATTCGTTCGTGGAATGGACCGCTGCAAACAACATGTCGTTCGTGATCGACTACCACGAATACGATAATGGCTACAACAAGACCAGCGCCAATAACAACAAGTATATCCAGATGATGGCCGAAACTTGGAAGCATGTGGCCGCTCACTATGCCGAAAATCCGCGTGAAGACTTGTTCTTTGAACTGTTGAACGAACCCGACATGAGCGATGGCAAGGTGACTGCCGCCCAGTGGACCGTTGCCGCCCAGGCCATGATCGATTCTATCCGCAGCGTCGACAAGAAGCACACGATTCTCTTCGGCGATGCCCAGTGGTATTCGATCAGCTTGCTCGCCAAGCGTACCCCGTTCACCGACAACAACATCGTCTACGTGATTCACACTTACGAACCGTTCGTCTTCACCCACCAGGGTGGTTCCTGGACAGACTACGCCACCATCAAGGGAATTCCGTTCCCCTACGATCCGGCCAAGTGGTCTACAGTTTCTGGCGACTTCGGTGTCACCAAAAGCACTCAGAGTTATGTGAAAACGAATGTCAAGAACTACTACAAGACCGGCAGCAAGGAAGCCATCATGGCAGAAATCCTGAAAGCCAAAAAGTGGGCAGCCACCAACAATGTTCCGGTTATCATCAACGAATTCGGCGCATTGAACCTCCGCTCCACGGCTCAGGACCGCTTGAACTACCTGACTGCTATGCGTGAAATCTGCGACACGCTCCAGATTCCTTGGACTCACTGGGGCTACACCGGCAACTTCTCGCTGTTCGAAGGTGACCTCAAGGGCACCAAGCTCATCGACGGTATCGACAAGGCCCTTGGCCTCGGCATTGCAGAATAA
- a CDS encoding nitroreductase family protein, whose protein sequence is MVDRRYAGCNRIDLQKGEVPSYGYISGDNLKPVGVYVVMRGRKIPNGVYVYDAAGKSNAPDVKGQLVRIGGKEEMKKIVDAFPDKDFAEEAPMLYIFTGLLERSVWRFREAAYAQVMQDVGACAGSVLLHSKSKGAKVFALSGFVDDQIAVALNLPSTEIPLAALAVFPEYCELAFDSVDGGVGETAYSNRSEMEASAGDLTELQAADNVVTYDSTRYPSLFMRQNRVENITDLLKCIRIRRLSTQAYPGDEFPLTPAKFDAAHYLDKISDIETPLNNHLPFKKAGLDLDDFSSMLRWLEVGQINLFGAGLLKIWIVSFDVMFVYPGVYRYVPVRKSIYMQSGMLNVKKFAKCHLAPETAENTAYAVILTADLNESCNLLGERAYRYMNLNAGYFAQSMTLSATLLRRTVRSERFFYQDELKELCEIPESESIVAEILVGKA, encoded by the coding sequence ATGGTTGATAGGCGCTATGCCGGATGCAACCGCATTGATTTGCAGAAAGGGGAAGTCCCCTCTTACGGTTACATTTCGGGCGATAACCTGAAACCGGTCGGTGTTTACGTCGTCATGCGAGGGCGAAAGATTCCTAATGGCGTGTATGTGTACGATGCTGCCGGCAAAAGCAATGCTCCCGATGTAAAGGGACAATTGGTGCGCATTGGCGGCAAAGAAGAAATGAAAAAAATCGTGGATGCCTTTCCCGATAAGGATTTTGCCGAAGAAGCTCCGATGCTCTACATTTTTACGGGACTTTTGGAACGTTCCGTTTGGCGCTTTAGAGAAGCGGCTTATGCGCAGGTGATGCAAGATGTGGGGGCCTGTGCGGGCAGTGTCTTGTTGCATTCGAAGTCCAAGGGGGCAAAAGTTTTTGCCTTGAGCGGTTTTGTAGATGACCAAATTGCCGTGGCTTTGAATTTGCCTTCGACTGAAATTCCGCTGGCAGCCTTGGCTGTGTTTCCGGAATACTGCGAATTGGCGTTTGATTCGGTCGATGGCGGTGTCGGCGAAACCGCTTATTCAAACCGAAGCGAAATGGAGGCTTCTGCCGGCGACTTGACGGAATTGCAGGCGGCAGACAATGTCGTTACTTATGATTCGACCCGCTATCCGTCGCTGTTTATGCGCCAAAACCGCGTGGAAAATATTACAGACCTCTTGAAGTGCATTCGCATTCGCAGACTTTCGACGCAGGCTTATCCGGGTGATGAATTTCCGCTGACGCCCGCAAAATTCGATGCTGCTCACTATTTGGATAAAATTTCGGATATTGAGACTCCTCTGAACAATCATTTGCCCTTTAAGAAGGCGGGACTGGATTTGGATGATTTCTCCAGTATGCTTCGTTGGCTTGAAGTGGGACAAATCAATTTGTTCGGTGCGGGCCTTTTGAAAATCTGGATAGTCTCTTTCGATGTGATGTTTGTCTACCCGGGTGTGTATCGTTACGTGCCTGTGCGCAAGTCCATCTACATGCAGTCGGGCATGCTGAATGTCAAGAAGTTTGCCAAGTGTCATTTGGCTCCCGAAACGGCCGAGAACACGGCCTATGCGGTGATTCTGACGGCAGACTTGAATGAATCCTGCAACTTGTTGGGCGAGCGCGCTTACCGTTATATGAACTTGAATGCAGGCTATTTTGCGCAGTCTATGACTTTGTCTGCAACACTGCTTCGCAGGACCGTGCGTAGCGAAAGGTTCTTCTATCAAGACGAATTGAAAGAATTGTGCGAAATTCCTGAAAGTGAAAGTATTGTCGCCGAAATTCTGGTGGGAAAGGCGTAG
- a CDS encoding LrgB family protein — MNAIINSPLFGILLTLVTFEIGVTISKKFKYSFLNPLLIANILIVGFLLITGISLESYNVGGDYISVMLSPATVVLAVPLYRQISKLKQFWKPILAGIFAGSLTSLACVIVVSKLVGLSETLMLSLLPKSITIPMGSVVSAQIGGIPPVTIIAITITGITGAVSAPAVCRFCRIKHKVAQGIAIGTASHALGTTRAMEMGEVQGAMSSLSIGVAGLFTAIVTPIILSLIP; from the coding sequence ATGAACGCCATCATCAATTCTCCCCTGTTCGGAATCTTGCTCACGCTAGTCACCTTCGAAATCGGCGTCACCATCAGCAAAAAATTCAAGTATTCCTTCCTGAATCCGCTCCTAATCGCAAACATCCTGATTGTAGGATTCCTGCTCATTACAGGAATCAGCCTCGAAAGTTACAATGTGGGCGGCGACTACATTTCCGTCATGCTCTCCCCCGCCACCGTAGTGCTCGCGGTTCCCCTCTACAGGCAGATTTCCAAACTCAAGCAATTCTGGAAACCGATTCTCGCCGGAATTTTCGCAGGCAGCCTCACCTCTCTTGCCTGCGTCATTGTCGTAAGCAAGCTTGTCGGTCTCAGTGAAACACTCATGCTTTCGCTCTTGCCCAAGTCCATCACGATTCCCATGGGTTCCGTCGTATCGGCTCAAATTGGCGGCATTCCACCAGTCACCATCATTGCCATCACCATTACAGGAATCACGGGTGCCGTTTCCGCCCCTGCCGTATGCAGGTTCTGCCGCATCAAGCACAAGGTGGCCCAAGGTATCGCTATCGGCACCGCAAGCCACGCGCTTGGCACCACCAGAGCTATGGAAATGGGCGAAGTTCAAGGCGCCATGAGCAGCCTCTCCATCGGAGTCGCGGGCCTATTTACCGCAATCGTCACCCCGATCATTTTAAGCTTGATTCCTTAG
- a CDS encoding CidA/LrgA family protein, giving the protein MRIPLQLAVIFAICVAGEFLHRIVGVPLPGNIIGMVLLLILLCSKIIKPEQISGVSSFFLNHLALFFLPPSIAIMVVGDEVLSKWPLLLFLCIAFTLISIAVGGRVTQLFIRKQEYRENLALRAERLADRASRNKANGGQQ; this is encoded by the coding sequence ATGAGAATACCGCTCCAACTTGCCGTGATTTTCGCCATTTGCGTCGCCGGGGAATTTCTCCACCGCATCGTAGGCGTACCCCTTCCGGGGAATATTATCGGCATGGTCCTGCTCTTGATTTTACTTTGTTCAAAAATAATCAAGCCGGAGCAGATTTCGGGAGTATCGAGTTTTTTCCTGAACCACCTGGCCCTTTTCTTTTTACCGCCGAGCATTGCCATCATGGTCGTCGGCGACGAAGTCCTTTCCAAGTGGCCACTTTTGCTGTTCCTCTGCATCGCCTTCACGCTTATCAGCATCGCTGTCGGCGGCCGCGTTACGCAATTGTTCATTCGTAAGCAAGAATACCGCGAAAATTTGGCCCTGCGCGCAGAACGCCTCGCCGACCGAGCATCCCGTAACAAGGCAAACGGGGGGCAACAATGA
- the fmt gene encoding methionyl-tRNA formyltransferase — MKIVFMGTPEFAACFLKHLKESDFADVVAVVTQPDRPAGRGRVLTPPPVKQLALEYGLPVLQPIDLKAPEFEDALRAFDADLFVVVAYSILPKNILAVAKHGAVNVHGSLLPKYRGAAPVQRAIADGLPETGVTVFRLDEKMDHGPILAQKTVVIDHQDTTASLLDKMVAPGCDALDDAIHQLLEGREKDLTQDHAQASGAPKLKKEEGLIDFNLPAAVIHNRIRAFNPWPGGYGKLGGRMVYLRKTDTPENGPKLAPGAVEFKDNRFYVGTGEGVLEVIEIQAEGKKPMPVADFMRGIQKREGLCFC, encoded by the coding sequence ATGAAAATCGTATTTATGGGAACGCCGGAATTCGCGGCTTGTTTTTTGAAGCATCTCAAGGAATCGGACTTTGCAGACGTGGTGGCTGTGGTGACGCAACCTGACAGGCCGGCAGGGCGTGGGCGCGTGTTAACGCCGCCGCCAGTGAAACAACTGGCCCTCGAATACGGGCTGCCCGTACTCCAGCCGATCGACTTGAAAGCGCCCGAATTTGAGGACGCCCTGCGCGCCTTCGATGCGGACTTGTTCGTGGTGGTTGCCTATTCGATTTTGCCGAAGAATATTCTGGCGGTTGCCAAGCATGGCGCGGTGAATGTTCACGGAAGTTTGTTGCCTAAGTACCGCGGTGCTGCCCCTGTGCAGCGTGCGATTGCCGACGGACTCCCTGAAACGGGCGTGACGGTGTTCCGCCTGGACGAAAAAATGGACCACGGGCCGATTCTTGCGCAGAAGACGGTGGTGATTGACCATCAGGATACGACAGCATCGTTGCTGGACAAGATGGTTGCTCCCGGTTGCGATGCGTTGGACGATGCGATTCACCAGTTGCTCGAAGGCCGTGAAAAGGATTTGACGCAGGACCATGCGCAGGCCAGTGGCGCTCCGAAGCTCAAAAAAGAAGAAGGCTTGATTGATTTCAATTTGCCCGCTGCAGTAATCCACAATAGAATTCGCGCCTTCAATCCGTGGCCGGGTGGCTATGGAAAGTTGGGTGGCCGTATGGTTTACTTGCGCAAGACGGATACTCCAGAAAATGGCCCGAAACTCGCCCCGGGCGCGGTGGAATTCAAGGATAACCGGTTCTACGTGGGCACGGGCGAAGGCGTTCTCGAAGTGATTGAGATTCAGGCCGAGGGCAAGAAGCCGATGCCGGTGGCCGACTTTATGCGCGGAATCCAGAAGCGTGAAGGACTTTGCTTTTGCTAG
- a CDS encoding transcription antitermination factor NusB, whose product MLWQKDGSFIKESGLSPFAMELALGVCRRHLYLQYFLKTLVKKKPSLEVATVLEMGIFQMFFMEIPDHAAVSTSVELAKAANLQEGSARLVNAVLHAARKSGLPALPPQKVRRVSIENSVPEWLVRRWFDIYGGTRAEALAKATLERPVEWIRVNLQKTSAPVLAQKLGLTGASILYDRYILVPADAKLKLILESESFAKGEFSMQNPSAYEVVKLLDLKPGLKVWDACAAPGGKAALMAEMDSSLDILASDVSESRVLKMRDVVDRLSLTNVRVECRDVLASGEAYPFDRILLDVPCSNMGVIARRPESVYRITPESVKELAELQYSILQAASTKLAPGGILVYATCSPDPEETTKVINRFVKERPEFEKVGEPAYPGLDDSRFDGFFAQALRLKQA is encoded by the coding sequence GTGCTTTGGCAGAAGGACGGAAGCTTTATCAAGGAAAGCGGACTTTCGCCTTTCGCGATGGAACTTGCCTTGGGCGTTTGTCGCAGGCATTTGTACCTGCAATACTTTTTAAAGACTCTCGTAAAGAAAAAGCCCTCACTTGAAGTGGCGACGGTACTTGAAATGGGAATATTCCAGATGTTCTTTATGGAAATCCCGGACCATGCCGCCGTTTCGACAAGCGTGGAGCTTGCGAAGGCGGCGAACCTTCAAGAAGGTTCCGCGCGGCTGGTGAATGCGGTGCTGCATGCCGCGCGCAAGTCCGGGCTGCCGGCGCTCCCACCTCAAAAGGTGCGGCGCGTGTCCATCGAGAATTCGGTGCCCGAATGGCTGGTGCGCAGGTGGTTCGACATTTATGGCGGTACACGCGCCGAAGCGCTCGCGAAAGCGACGCTTGAGCGCCCCGTGGAATGGATCCGCGTGAATCTGCAGAAGACTTCTGCGCCGGTGCTTGCCCAAAAGCTCGGGCTCACGGGCGCAAGCATTCTTTACGACCGCTACATTCTGGTGCCCGCCGACGCAAAACTCAAGCTGATTCTGGAATCGGAATCTTTTGCGAAGGGCGAATTCAGCATGCAGAATCCCTCGGCTTACGAAGTCGTGAAACTGCTGGACTTGAAGCCTGGCCTTAAGGTTTGGGACGCGTGCGCAGCCCCTGGCGGAAAGGCGGCCCTTATGGCCGAGATGGATTCTTCGCTCGATATTCTCGCTAGTGATGTGTCTGAATCGCGCGTGCTTAAGATGCGCGATGTCGTGGATCGCTTGAGCCTTACGAATGTCCGCGTGGAATGCCGTGATGTACTCGCTTCTGGCGAGGCTTACCCCTTTGACAGGATATTGCTCGATGTTCCTTGCAGCAACATGGGCGTGATTGCGCGTCGTCCGGAATCTGTTTACCGTATAACGCCGGAATCGGTCAAGGAATTGGCAGAATTGCAGTATTCGATTTTGCAGGCTGCCTCGACAAAACTTGCTCCGGGTGGAATTCTGGTGTATGCAACTTGCAGTCCTGATCCTGAAGAAACCACCAAGGTCATTAACCGTTTTGTCAAGGAACGCCCCGAATTTGAAAAGGTGGGTGAGCCTGCGTATCCGGGATTAGACGATTCTCGTTTTGATGGATTTTTTGCTCAAGCCTTGCGTCTTAAACAAGCTTGA